CAAATGATCCTTTCCCACCTTTTTCATAGCTTCCATCTCCTTCAGTCTCAGCCTCTCCTTCTCGGCGACTTCGCGTGCAAGTTTCTCCTCCAACTTTCTCTTCTCCAGAATCCTGACGGTGCTCTGGTAGGAGAACTTCTTCCCTTTACTCTTCTTCAAGTGCGGGTGAGAGTCGGGAATGTTGACCGGCAGGGAACTGGGCCCGTGATAGCTCTCGGGGGGGAGAGCTGGGTCCTCATCGcctgggaaggaaagaaaggcgtTAGCAGAGTGCATTTGGTCGTGAGTGGATGGTATGAATGAGTGTGCCATATCTTGTaacattatttgttttcatttatactCGATCTGTAATGCTATTGGCTTCGATATTCTTAATCAGATGTTTCATTTTATTTGGttattgctgttaatgttttATCTATCTGCATAAAAGGATTTATAGATTCATTGAATAATAGAATATGATAGTTTTATAGGAATTCCACATGAATACTCACCTGACGGGGGTTTGCGCTCATTATCAGGTGAAAGCGGCCGTATGTTATGATGGTCGTAGTGTCGCTCGTTCTCGTCCTCATTACCGGAGTCCCCGCGCAGTACCTTCCGTGAATTGTATTCGGGCAGGTACATGATATGGCCAGCCCCTCCGTGCTGCAGGTAAGAGGGCGTTCGCGATCGTGTTTCGTCGTAGGGGACGTCGGGAGCACCATTTCCGCCGATGCGAGACTCGGACCTGCTTCGAGCGGCTCGAGAACCTGAGAGATTGCTGACACTGTCTTGCTCTTCACACGTGTTGAGGGAATTGGGGATGGAACGAGACATGGACCAGTTGTCGCGCCACGTTGCGTCGTCGCCTAGGGGCTGCGTGTGAGGATCTTCAGGAGACCTGCTCCTCTGAAGGCTGTCCTCACCGCCAGGACTCTTTCGTCCGAGGGCCACGATGGCTCCGGATACAGATCGCTTTAATTTCCGAAGGCTGTTGAACTTTTGTGGAATGTTGTCTCCTCCTGGGCGTTTCTTCCACTTTGGCCAGTTATCCTTCTTCTCTGACATGATGAGCTCTAAGATCACTTCTGTCTCTACGGGACTGTCTGGTTCAGTTTCTGGTTCTGTTGTTATTTCTGGTGATTTGCCAAACATGTTCGACCGTGATGTTAATTTTGGCGGCGTGGAAAGGCCCTGAGGTAAGCCAGGCTGTTCACCACTTCCATCTAGACTATTATCATCTAGATCCTGAGCAGGTGTCCAAGCTCTCCTGACCTCCTGACGCCCGGAAGCCACGGGTGATGATACTGCCAGGGGTCCAGACGAGCTCTTGGTTTTCTCTGGTGGACTGAGGGGCTCGAATTCATGAGTAGGTCCAGGGCTTCCAGCATCACCGGAGATGCCCGAGTCAGCAGATTTCTCACCAGACCCACGCGGAGGTGCTGTTGGCCGTGTGTACCTCTGGATTTTTGTCTCATACACAGAGTCCGGATCTTCACTACTGCGACTCTCATTGAGAGGCTCTTTCTGTCGGCTAGCTCGCTCGAGGCTTAGAGAGCGCCAAGCAGCATTAGGACTGAATCTGGGTATTTCATACTGGCGTCGAGGAAGTGTAGGGCGTAGGTTTATGCTAACTTCCCCTTCCATTTGGTCGTGTTCATTATCTAGGTACAGACTGCCAGAGTTTTGGCGTGAGTGATAGCCCCCGTCCTCACGCCTAGAAGAACCGCTTGTCCTGCTTTCCCCATCAGTACGGGACATTTTGTGCCTTTCAATGGCAATCGCAAATTCTTCAACATCACGTGATAGCTTGCGGCGATCTGCATGGCTCTGATGTTTGGTGCCAGCGTCAGTTTCATCAACAGTTGCCTTGTGACTCTCTTTGCGGGCGCTGCGGCTACGACTTCGGCTTTTCTCAGCGCGCTCGAGGGTACGCCGAGAGAACTCCACTGTCTGGCCAGTTATACGCACCTCATCCTGATTCTTTGTCTTGGCTGCTTCTTCTTGATTCTTAATCTTAGCCATTTCTTCCTGATTCTTGATCTTGTGAAGACCGGTATTTGTTTCGCCCCGAGTGTCCCGTTGTACCTCTGGTTCCATTCCAAAGAAGAAGGTTTTAGGCTGCGAGGTATTGTGGTCCGCAGCCGCAGCAGTGTTACGACTAGATGGCCCGGATGGCCGTTTCTCTGgttccttattcttccttgtCAGGGTTGACACAGTGACCTCGGGTTCTGAAGACTTCTTGAGATTCTTTACAGTACTGATGAGTTCAGCTTGAAGACTTGCCGACATCTTCTTCCGCTGCAtaacttctctctctgctttatccCATTCATCATCTACTTTTGtactgctgtttttctttttcatttcggcCTCCGCCCTGTCCCATTCGTCCTTGATCTCCctgttttctacttcttcttttattaGCTCATGATGAGAGCCACTGGATGATGAACGACGATGTGAAGCATTTTCTCGATAAGAGTCAAGGCGCGTGGCCATCCTTCCAGACAGCGGAGTAGAGGCCTCCCCTGCCCATTGCTTCCTCTCCTCCAGCTTTCGTTCCAGTGTGCTCATTCTGCGGTGGCTCTTCTGGTGGTCCCTCTCCAGGGTGCTGCTTCTCCTTGATTCCCTTTCAACAGCACTGTTCTTCCGCGAGTCACGTTCTAGTGTGCTGCTTCTTCTCGTCTCAATTTCACGTGAACTTGATCGGCGACGAGAATCCCTTTCGAGTGTGGACCACATGCGAGGTTCCTGTGGATGGTGGAGGTGTGTCAGGCTCGTGGCTGCTACTGGCCTTCCAGGGGACACTGGGGGGTGGCTTAATTCGTGCTGCAGGCAGTCGAGACTACGGGCACGTTCACGGATCTCCTCACGTGGTGAACGTCGTGGTGAACGGGATACCGCAGACTGCCTCTCCTCACTAACTGCTCGTAATCGGTCTTGCTCCTCACTGGAACTTCTCTGATCCTCACCAGGTACTGGGCGGCGGGATTCATTCTTCTTGCGGAAAAGACCCATCTTACGAGGCTTCGACTTCTGGGCTTCATAGGAGGAATCCCGGGGCCTTGAGCTCGATCCGGGCCATTGCGACCAGTGGTCTTGCATGGCTATGTCACTCACGGAATGGGCTCGCTCAGCTCCTCGAGGCAGGGAGTGCGTGTCCATAACATTCTCTacaggagcagcaggagcctTGTACTTCTTCTTCGACTTTATCCTGCCCTTCGTAGGCGACTGACTGATAATCGTATGCTGGGTCTGTGGCGGCGTAATGGGAGTCGGGGTCGGCCCTCTGAGGTCCGGTTCGCTCGCGTAGTTCTTGGAAGGAGGACGACCGAACCTCAGGTCGTGAATGGACGCCGCTCGCTCGTCGTGGAGATGGGGGTTGTGGAGAGCAGTCATGGAGGCCGAGTGAGGGGGCTGGAGGACATggtgaggggggtggtggggagggtatgGCTggtgaagggaagtggggggagggaatgcTGGGTGGTGGGGAGCATGGAATTCGCTCATTCGTCGGGCGGTTATTGTGCCCTTGCTCTGGAGGAGGTGTCCGTTCTCCGTCGGGCGTAGACGTTGTCCCGGCACCCTCTCTGGCAACACCtggaaagaagaacaacaagtaaTATAACTGCAACATTAAAACAAGGggttgatttttatatatatttaaccccCAGGAATTGAAATCGAATTGGTATGTTAGTTTACAGATTGTACATCTCAAGAATCAAAATTAAATTATGTTAATTTGTAGTTCTTACACCTTAGGGACATTGACAAAATTTCTTGTCAGTTGatagtgagagaggaaatgaactgAAAAGCGTTTCAATAACTTGATATACAGATTCGAATTAaccattatttcatttttgcaCAGtagataattttaataaaaaaatctgataaacCATAATGAATCATGATTTATAGAAGGCTTTAACTGTTAACTGAAACCGCTAACTGCTAATAGCTAACCAAAACAATGTTACAGTTCTAAGAAACTTTGGCAAATCTCAAAATATAAGGGACTATGCTATCTCCATTCTCTATTATTTGATAGAGGTACGTCAATTAACCATATCGGTCTATTATTATCATGGCAACGTATTAAAACAATAATTCACACCTTATTTTCCGTTGTAGCACCATATTTCTTGAGTCGCTTATTCTCCCGAGGGAAACTCTGGGTCCAGTTCGGCGGCGGCTGTGAAAGCGCCACGCTTCCGCTGTTTTGATTACCCATCCTGACGTCACCACCAGAAACGTCGCTGATTGGCCCAGGAGATCACTTCCAGCCGCTGGTTGGTTGAGATGATCCGTGACGTAGGCAGGTGGGAAGATCGAATACGTCACGGATACGTCACccacttctcgttttctttagctAGGAGGCTAATGAAAGACGAAAAGCGGTGAACGGTCGCCATCCTTGAGGAAGCTGTGCATCTTGTTGGTTCAGCACCTGGAAGAAAACGACTTAATTAGGTTCATTTATTACAGCTGAGGCCAATTTGTTCTTTGTGTTAATGttaatgtgtttgtatttagagttttataatagaaatgacatatcattatgcttatatattttcGCTCAGCATtcaagcctctccctccctccctccctctcccttcccttcccctccctctcccttccccccctctctccctccctcgccctctccttctctccccataccAGTCCTCCCCAAATCACAGCATACGAAAGAAGGATATTTCCACCTTCCTTGAATCTGAATTAACAATTAAACTGGGAATCAAACACCCGTCCCTCACGCCCGTAgccaaaccacccacccacactcacgtAAACTTATACCAACGCATATGGCAACATTCACAGTAGGATGGTCACGTCGCATGACCTAAGTTCTGTTTTTCAGTCTCACCCCAAAACGGGAGCGGGTCGTTAAGGTTACAGCTCCTGGGGTCTAAAACTGATTTAATTTATTCAgtgactcctcccctcccctccccccattttgtgacccccctccctccattcgatGGCCCTCCAATCCCCCAATCagtggccccctccccctcctttttctgaAGATAtctttatgcgtatgtatatgtattttttttttctttctttgctttgctttttttctttctcttcttttttttagaggaTTTGTATTTTTTCGTCGTTGTGTTAAAGAGACGAGAATTTCGAGTATAGGGTAAAGCGACGGTATTCAGTCGTGTTTCAAATTGctattatttgtctattttgcCTCTTTCTTACCATTAAATCAAAGGCGATAAATATTCAGTTTGCACTAGATTTCCTTGTACCACCTTCACGAAACCCCAAAAAGGTATATGTTTCCCAAATAATATCTGTaagaaaaacacttttttttttttttttttgaaggcgcCTTTGTACTGGACGtaccggacccccccccctctccccctccctcacgcccaccatcctcctcctcctcctccctccctccctcacgccaacctctctcctcctccttccctccctccctccctccctccctccctcacgcccaccttcctccctcacgcccaccttcctcctcctcctccggcccgcccacccgcccgcccgccctctcaCGCACGCCCAAATACTTTCTTCGTCGTCGTGCGGTACAGCTGGCTATCATCGGCAATTATTTTGCGGGCGGGATGTTTTTTTGCAGACGCCTGCCTTGTGAGAAGAAACATGCAAATATCCGCTAATCTTTgtggacagaaaggaaaaaatagtgtAGCGTAAAGTAGTGTACATCTGATCTAAATGTATCTGTCTTTTTTGTGAATATATTGTATTCAAGCTACGCACGTCaggacacacatgtacatatataaatgcacacgcatacgcagacacacacacacgcacatacatgatcgcatacacatacacaaacacacacacacacacacacacacacacacacacacacacacacacacacacacacacacacacacacacacacacacacacacacgtacaaacagacacacacacatacacacatatatgatagcatgcacacacatacgtgtacagatgtatatacaaacaaagatGCGTTTGTGAAAATACATAAACGTTCTGTACATCCAAGAGATATATTCACAAGTGCGTATAGCCACATGACACCAAATGACACCTAATGACACCAAGTGACACCTAATGACACCAAGTGACACCTAATGACACCTAATGACACCAAATGATATCAAGTGATACCTAATGATACCAAGTGACACCAAATGACATCAAGTGACACCAAATGACATCAAGTGACACCAAATGACATCAAGTGACACCTAAATGGGCATGACTTTGACATCTGCATTGACAATAACTCTCCTGGGATTCTTTTAGGGTAAGAACTCAAagaataattttctttctatccaattatttattattatgataaatatcatcattattttacttctACATTGATATCATgtacttatctgttttttttttttttttttttttttattcatttatcttttcgaAGAcgcaaccccctccttcccctccctgaaacttcaacagacagacagacagacacgaaaaaTGACAaccccaccacaccaccaccctcacccccaaccccccaccctcttgTCCTTCAACAGACTGTCGACGTCTTCCCAGACAATCACTCCC
The nucleotide sequence above comes from Penaeus vannamei isolate JL-2024 chromosome 6, ASM4276789v1, whole genome shotgun sequence. Encoded proteins:
- the LOC113803892 gene encoding daf-12-interacting protein 1, yielding MGNQNSGSVALSQPPPNWTQSFPRENKRLKKYGATTENKVLPERVPGQRLRPTENGHLLQSKGTITARRMSEFHAPHHPAFPPPTSLHQPYPPHHPPHHVLQPPHSASMTALHNPHLHDERAASIHDLRFGRPPSKNYASEPDLRGPTPTPITPPQTQHTIISQSPTKGRIKSKKKYKAPAAPVENVMDTHSLPRGAERAHSVSDIAMQDHWSQWPGSSSRPRDSSYEAQKSKPRKMGLFRKKNESRRPVPGEDQRSSSEEQDRLRAVSEERQSAVSRSPRRSPREEIRERARSLDCLQHELSHPPVSPGRPVAATSLTHLHHPQEPRMWSTLERDSRRRSSSREIETRRSSTLERDSRKNSAVERESRRSSTLERDHQKSHRRMSTLERKLEERKQWAGEASTPLSGRMATRLDSYRENASHRRSSSSGSHHELIKEEVENREIKDEWDRAEAEMKKKNSSTKVDDEWDKAEREVMQRKKMSASLQAELISTVKNLKKSSEPEVTVSTLTRKNKEPEKRPSGPSSRNTAAAADHNTSQPKTFFFGMEPEVQRDTRGETNTGLHKIKNQEEMAKIKNQEEAAKTKNQDEVRITGQTVEFSRRTLERAEKSRSRSRSARKESHKATVDETDAGTKHQSHADRRKLSRDVEEFAIAIERHKMSRTDGESRTSGSSRREDGGYHSRQNSGSLYLDNEHDQMEGEVSINLRPTLPRRQYEIPRFSPNAAWRSLSLERASRQKEPLNESRSSEDPDSVYETKIQRYTRPTAPPRGSGEKSADSGISGDAGSPGPTHEFEPLSPPEKTKSSSGPLAVSSPVASGRQEVRRAWTPAQDLDDNSLDGSGEQPGLPQGLSTPPKLTSRSNMFGKSPEITTEPETEPDSPVETEVILELIMSEKKDNWPKWKKRPGGDNIPQKFNSLRKLKRSVSGAIVALGRKSPGGEDSLQRSRSPEDPHTQPLGDDATWRDNWSMSRSIPNSLNTCEEQDSVSNLSGSRAARSRSESRIGGNGAPDVPYDETRSRTPSYLQHGGAGHIMYLPEYNSRKVLRGDSGNEDENERHYDHHNIRPLSPDNERKPPSGDEDPALPPESYHGPSSLPVNIPDSHPHLKKSKGKKFSYQSTVRILEKRKLEEKLAREVAEKERLRLKEMEAMKKVEEEFQKKREREKKKLKQQLKLFHMQQQQQPQKPQHSHNNSYSSDDHPPSSYSSDQQEVSSQDSSRPPPPRSSPPQQSYGSPFSSLPPELPAESSPGLLSGIKSWVKGRRESRSSSTSTTTTLTSAPRQEPDGAPASSPRKTSDDYSGSSAASSRKNSEDLKANPREEFRAEIIAASRKRSGDTRLGGVVGGGRESPSRPKHSGGGRKSVYNHLNEVAERESQRYKYYHPQEEGLQQHHGRHHHREGSRRSQSPESRRLTQELPEFHQERREYREYRGSSRHSHSPPGRIPSSPAVSVTPTDSNRSSNYRRDFCRGNAHVIGPNVVSVKMKRHDESDRFSKHSSDDRRSVGSSGVHRSASVDLLETGSSSSSSSTARHHQSSHHLADTSLSHNYTRMNGYPPVDSSPARFAHSMLTPFNASKGYRPVSFSPPPPTKILPVN